Proteins encoded in a region of the Vanessa atalanta chromosome 23, ilVanAtal1.2, whole genome shotgun sequence genome:
- the LOC125073192 gene encoding uncharacterized protein LOC125073192: MKAFIVVCLAAVAAAMPTSKEDGMQKFISTLRDCVETDTMLCLKEKAMKFTENLAVAKDLSLVDGITFARTGSPRSARSYDPLPDDPKSRELQVEERIMDNVVDFLDSHALQLRMPKSFTEDNSVDEEGRGKKKKKLKKLLPILALIKLKLAALVPLFLGIIAFAVFKAYLLGKLAFIAAAFGALKKLLESKSKSGGGGWSEPAHEEHGWDNGGGWGRSQDAQSMAYAAHIKQA; encoded by the exons ATGAAAGCATTCATCGTAGTGTGTTTAGCGGCGGTCGCGGCGGCGATGCCGACGTCCAAGGAAGATGGCATGCAGAAGTTCATCTCGACGCTGAGGGATTGTGTTGAAACCGACACAATGCTGTGCTTAAAG GAAAAAGCGATGAAATTCACCGAAAATCTTGCTGTAGCCAAGGACCTTAGCCTTGTAGATGGAATCACCTTCGCTAGAACCGGTTCCCCGCGATCAGCTCGCAGCTACGACCCCTTGCCTGATGACCCCAAATCCAGGGAACTCCAAGTAGAAGAGAGGATCATGGACAATGTTGTTGATTTTCTGGACAGCCATGCCCTGCAACTGAGAATGCCAAAATCCTTCACAGAAGATAACTCCGTTGATGAGGAAG GCCGTggcaagaagaagaagaagctcAAGAAACTCCTTCCCATCCTCGCCCTCATCAAATTGAAGCTCGCTGCACTTGTACCTCTGTTCCTCGGCATCATCGCCTTCGCAGTATTCAAGGCTTATCTTCTAGGAAAACTCGCTTTCATCGCTGCAGCCTTCGGAGCTCTGAAGAAGCTTCTAGAATCCAAGTCAAAGAGCGGCGGTGGTGGTTGGTCTGAGCCAGCTCACGAAGAGCACGGCTGGGATAACGGCGGCGGCTGGGGAAGATCCCAAGACGCTCAAAGTATGGCCTACGCCGCTCACATCAAACAGGCGTAA